A part of Sulfurifustis variabilis genomic DNA contains:
- a CDS encoding formate hydrogenlyase, translating into MNLAQLSLYDQAVVVSASLVLLTSFIMLAQARIVPLIYAFAWQGALLALVTALVAYVSGHPHLYVSALLTLGLKALLIPWMLHRLAVRLKIHHEIEAITNPSLMLLAGAALVIFSYYVSLPIVHLSTLVTRNTIGVSVAIVLLGMLLMVSRSKAVAQVVGFMSIENGLFFAAVVATYGMPMVVELGIAFDVLVAAVIFGVFFFQMRESIDSLDVDRLNRLSETAEPTEGGR; encoded by the coding sequence GTGAACCTCGCACAGCTCAGCCTCTACGATCAGGCGGTGGTGGTGTCGGCCTCGCTCGTGCTGCTGACGTCGTTCATCATGCTCGCGCAGGCCCGCATCGTCCCGCTGATCTACGCCTTCGCCTGGCAGGGCGCGCTGCTCGCGCTCGTCACTGCGCTGGTCGCCTACGTCTCCGGCCATCCGCATCTCTACGTTTCGGCGCTGCTCACGCTGGGGCTCAAGGCGCTCCTGATCCCCTGGATGCTCCACCGCCTCGCGGTCCGGCTGAAGATCCACCACGAGATCGAGGCGATCACCAACCCCTCGCTCATGCTGCTCGCGGGCGCGGCGCTCGTGATCTTCAGCTACTACGTCTCGCTGCCGATCGTGCACCTCTCGACGCTCGTGACGCGCAATACGATCGGCGTGAGCGTCGCGATCGTGCTCCTCGGGATGCTGCTCATGGTCTCGCGCAGCAAGGCGGTCGCGCAGGTGGTCGGGTTCATGTCGATCGAGAACGGCCTCTTCTTCGCGGCCGTGGTCGCGACGTACGGCATGCCCATGGTGGTGGAGCTCGGCATCGCCTTCGACGTGCTGGTCGCGGCGGTCATTTTCGGCGTGTTCTTCTTCCAGATGCGGGAGTCGATCGATTCGCTCGACGTCGACCGCCTCAACCGCCTGTCCGAAACCGCCGAGCCGACGGAGGGCGGGCGATGA
- a CDS encoding hydrogenase 4 subunit F, whose amino-acid sequence MTLLRVVLLAPLLGALVLALVGHRPVGGWINVAVGAITFGASLFMAIDIYQHGATLSPDKLFYIDAFNVYLVVLTAFVGLTTAIFSRPYMEHEVERGRLGHGRMRLYLSMYQGFMFAMLLALSTNNLGLLWVAMEAATLTTVLLVSLYRTPESVEAAWKYFVLCGVGIAQALFGTVLLYFAAERELGAERDDTLLWSVLHASSGSLEPTVLTLAFVFLLVGYGTKVGLVPLHNWLPDAHSEGPTPMSAVLSGLLLNVALYALVRVKMLVDGSTQSALAGYLMMGFGLVSFVVAGFFLHRQHDIKRMFSYSSIEHMGLMTFAFGVGGALATFGALLHMTVHSLTKSAIFVTVGHASQLAGTQRIDRIRGLIRTQPAIGWGLLIGTVAIAGFPPFGVFASEFLVLIATMKAWPWLTLPLLVGLGVAFAGLFKHLHPMVYGEPPAGQVPVKANMVPVIVHLALVLWLGLAMPGFVADWFEQATVLISGQHLPADGPL is encoded by the coding sequence ATGACGTTGCTGCGGGTCGTACTCCTCGCGCCCCTGCTCGGAGCCCTCGTGCTCGCGCTCGTCGGGCACCGGCCCGTCGGCGGCTGGATCAACGTGGCCGTCGGCGCGATCACGTTCGGCGCCTCCCTCTTCATGGCGATCGACATCTACCAGCACGGCGCGACCCTCTCCCCCGACAAGCTCTTCTATATCGACGCCTTCAACGTCTACCTCGTGGTGCTCACCGCGTTCGTGGGACTGACCACGGCGATCTTCTCGCGCCCCTACATGGAGCACGAGGTCGAGCGCGGGCGCCTCGGGCACGGGCGCATGCGCCTGTACCTGTCGATGTACCAGGGCTTCATGTTCGCGATGCTGCTCGCCCTCTCGACGAACAACCTCGGGCTCCTCTGGGTCGCGATGGAGGCGGCGACGCTCACGACGGTGCTGCTCGTCTCGCTCTACCGCACGCCGGAGTCGGTCGAGGCCGCCTGGAAATACTTCGTGCTGTGCGGCGTCGGCATCGCGCAGGCGCTCTTCGGCACGGTGCTCCTCTACTTCGCCGCCGAGCGCGAACTGGGCGCGGAGCGCGACGACACGCTGCTGTGGAGCGTGCTCCACGCCTCGAGCGGAAGCCTCGAGCCGACGGTGCTGACGCTCGCCTTCGTGTTCCTCCTCGTCGGCTACGGCACGAAAGTGGGCCTCGTGCCGCTGCACAACTGGCTGCCGGACGCGCATTCCGAGGGCCCGACGCCCATGTCGGCGGTGCTCTCCGGGCTGCTCCTCAACGTGGCGCTCTACGCCCTCGTGCGCGTCAAGATGCTGGTCGACGGCTCGACGCAATCGGCGCTCGCGGGCTACCTGATGATGGGCTTCGGGCTCGTTTCGTTCGTGGTGGCCGGGTTCTTTCTGCACCGCCAGCACGACATCAAGCGCATGTTCAGCTACTCCTCGATCGAGCACATGGGGCTCATGACCTTCGCCTTCGGAGTGGGCGGCGCGCTCGCGACCTTCGGGGCGCTCCTGCACATGACGGTGCACTCGCTCACGAAATCGGCGATCTTCGTCACCGTGGGGCACGCCTCGCAGCTGGCCGGAACCCAGCGCATCGACCGGATCCGCGGCCTCATCCGGACGCAGCCGGCGATCGGCTGGGGTCTCCTGATCGGGACGGTCGCGATCGCCGGCTTTCCGCCGTTCGGCGTGTTCGCGAGCGAGTTCCTCGTGCTCATCGCGACGATGAAGGCCTGGCCCTGGCTCACCCTGCCGCTGCTCGTCGGCCTGGGCGTCGCCTTCGCCGGGCTCTTCAAGCACCTGCATCCGATGGTCTACGGCGAGCCGCCCGCCGGCCAGGTGCCGGTCAAGGCCAACATGGTGCCCGTCATCGTGCACCTCGCCCTCGTGCTGTGGCTCGGCCTCGCCATGCCGGGTTTCGTGGCCGACTGGTTCGAGCAGGCGACGGTGCTCATTTCCGGGCAGCACCTGCCCGCGGACGGTCCGCTGTGA
- a CDS encoding NADH-quinone oxidoreductase subunit C, with protein MKPAWYDGLYERLLGEGVVLSEVLAAGLEPAHGVALSSEDWGTLGRQAKQWGLRFAATWAEDRGEVLVVHALFERDGAYVAARTHVDKMGPVLPSLTAHYPGANRLERHIQDLYGVVFSDHPDARRWTRHQAWKDAEYPLRKDFPAGGRAPGQTPADHGYRFLYAHGAGVYEIPVGPVHAGIIEPGHFRFQAVGETVLNLEERLGYVHKGIEKVAERRDIDSLARLAGRVSGDTTVAHAWAACMAMERAAGVEVPPRAVNLRAIMAERERVANHLGDIGAICNDVAFSFAFYQFARLREQWCRASARAFGHRFMMDRVVPGGVAAGLSDDEIDRMEAEIRSLRAEVEALMRINNESPTLEDRLVTTGELSPELAATLGTLGYVARASGQAFDLRHDAPYAPYDRLTVEVPVYRYGDIAARLKVRAEEIRVSCALIEQLLQDLPGGPLRAPWKTPRVGAEGLGLVEGWRGEIVAFVRFGDDGRIERYFPRDPSVMNWPALELLIHGNIVPDFPVCNKSVNGSYSGNDL; from the coding sequence GTGAAGCCCGCCTGGTACGACGGACTCTACGAGCGGCTGCTCGGCGAAGGGGTGGTGCTGAGCGAGGTTCTGGCCGCGGGCCTCGAGCCGGCTCACGGCGTCGCCCTGAGCAGCGAGGATTGGGGCACGCTCGGGCGCCAGGCCAAGCAGTGGGGCCTGCGCTTCGCCGCCACGTGGGCAGAGGACCGCGGCGAGGTGCTCGTGGTTCATGCCCTCTTCGAGCGCGACGGGGCGTACGTGGCCGCGCGGACCCACGTCGACAAGATGGGTCCCGTCCTGCCGTCGCTGACCGCGCACTACCCGGGGGCCAACCGCCTGGAACGGCACATCCAGGACCTCTACGGCGTCGTCTTCAGCGACCACCCCGACGCACGGCGCTGGACGCGGCACCAAGCGTGGAAGGACGCCGAGTACCCGCTGCGCAAGGACTTCCCGGCCGGGGGCCGCGCCCCGGGCCAGACCCCGGCCGACCACGGCTACCGCTTCCTCTACGCGCACGGCGCCGGGGTGTACGAGATCCCCGTCGGCCCGGTGCATGCGGGTATCATCGAGCCCGGCCACTTCCGCTTCCAGGCGGTCGGCGAGACGGTGCTGAACCTCGAGGAACGGCTGGGCTACGTGCACAAGGGCATCGAGAAGGTCGCCGAGCGGCGCGACATCGACTCGCTCGCCCGCCTGGCGGGCCGCGTCTCCGGCGACACGACGGTCGCTCACGCCTGGGCCGCCTGCATGGCGATGGAGCGCGCCGCGGGCGTCGAGGTACCGCCGCGGGCGGTGAACCTGCGCGCGATCATGGCGGAGCGCGAGCGCGTCGCGAACCATCTGGGCGACATCGGCGCGATCTGCAACGACGTCGCCTTCAGTTTCGCCTTCTACCAGTTCGCGCGCCTACGCGAGCAGTGGTGCCGCGCTTCGGCGCGGGCCTTCGGGCACCGCTTCATGATGGACCGCGTCGTGCCGGGCGGGGTCGCGGCCGGCCTCTCGGACGACGAGATCGATCGCATGGAGGCCGAGATCCGCTCGCTGCGCGCCGAGGTCGAAGCGCTCATGCGCATCAACAACGAGTCGCCGACGCTCGAGGACCGGCTGGTCACGACCGGCGAGCTGAGCCCGGAGCTCGCGGCGACGCTCGGCACGCTCGGCTACGTCGCCCGCGCGAGCGGCCAGGCCTTCGACCTGCGACACGACGCGCCCTACGCGCCCTACGACCGTCTGACCGTCGAGGTGCCTGTCTACAGGTACGGGGACATCGCGGCGCGGCTGAAGGTGCGCGCCGAGGAAATCCGCGTTTCGTGCGCGCTGATCGAGCAACTGCTGCAGGACCTGCCCGGCGGACCGTTGCGGGCGCCCTGGAAGACTCCGCGCGTGGGCGCCGAAGGTCTGGGCCTGGTCGAAGGCTGGCGCGGAGAGATCGTCGCGTTCGTGCGTTTCGGCGACGACGGAAGAATCGAGCGCTATTTTCCGCGCGATCCCTCCGTCATGAACTGGCCGGCGCTCGAGCTTCTGATCCACGGGAATATCGTCCCGGACTTCCCCGTGTGCAACAAATCGGTCAATGGCTCGTACTCCGGGAACGACCTGTGA
- a CDS encoding NADH-quinone oxidoreductase subunit B family protein → MLRILGKIQRIGVITEEVPEDLEPALQEIGERVKAAVGELFAGSLAIRQVDAGSCNGCELEIQALGNPYYGIERFGVHFVASPRHADMLLVTGPVSRHMEAALRRVYECAPDPKLVLAVGECGANGGEFGVSYASCGAVSNVIPVDGVVRGCPPTPLDLLRGILEAIGRRR, encoded by the coding sequence ATGTTACGAATACTCGGAAAAATCCAGCGCATCGGCGTCATCACCGAGGAGGTGCCGGAAGACCTCGAGCCGGCGTTGCAGGAAATCGGGGAGCGGGTGAAGGCGGCCGTCGGCGAGCTCTTCGCCGGCAGCCTCGCCATCCGCCAGGTCGACGCGGGCTCCTGCAACGGGTGCGAGCTCGAGATCCAGGCGCTCGGCAACCCGTACTACGGCATCGAGCGCTTCGGCGTGCACTTCGTCGCGAGCCCGCGCCATGCCGACATGCTGCTCGTGACCGGGCCGGTCTCGCGCCACATGGAGGCGGCGCTCCGGCGGGTCTACGAGTGCGCGCCTGATCCGAAGCTCGTGCTGGCGGTGGGCGAATGCGGCGCCAACGGCGGCGAGTTCGGCGTGAGCTACGCGTCGTGCGGCGCCGTCTCCAACGTGATTCCCGTCGACGGCGTCGTGCGCGGCTGCCCGCCGACCCCGCTCGATCTGCTGCGCGGCATACTCGAAGCGATCGGCAGGCGCCGCTAG
- a CDS encoding calcium/sodium antiporter has protein sequence MTLQTWLLFGVGLALLIAGAQLLVNGAATLARAFGISSLVIGLTVVAFGTSTPELAVTAQAAVEGRVDLAVGNVVGSNIFNVLFILGLSALIAPLTVSRQLVRLDVPLMVGVSLIFLVLALDGRVSGFDGLLLVGGIVGYTIFAIREGRKEAGATDSAGHASGRPRLVPAAAFVLAGLALLVLGARWLVDAAVTIARDIGFTEAVIGLTLVAAGTSLPEVATSVVAAVRGERDIAVGNVVGSNLYNILAILGAAALLAPEGLTVSSAVLRFDLPVMIAVAVACLPIFFTGGNIARWEGALFFGYYVAYAAYLVLDSTGHDALPAYSTAMLEFVLPLTMVTLLVLVLQALRRSAVRPGG, from the coding sequence ATGACGCTCCAGACCTGGCTCCTGTTCGGCGTCGGTCTGGCGCTCCTGATCGCCGGCGCGCAGCTCCTCGTAAACGGGGCGGCCACGCTCGCGCGTGCCTTCGGCATCTCCTCGCTCGTGATCGGCCTCACGGTGGTCGCGTTCGGCACCAGCACCCCGGAGCTCGCGGTGACGGCACAGGCGGCGGTCGAGGGCAGGGTCGACCTCGCCGTCGGCAACGTCGTCGGCAGCAACATCTTCAACGTGCTGTTCATCCTCGGGCTGTCGGCGCTGATCGCGCCGCTCACGGTGTCACGGCAGCTCGTGCGCCTCGACGTGCCGCTCATGGTCGGGGTATCGCTGATCTTTCTCGTGCTCGCGCTCGACGGCCGCGTGAGCGGCTTCGACGGACTGCTTCTCGTCGGCGGCATCGTCGGTTACACAATCTTTGCGATACGCGAAGGCCGCAAGGAAGCGGGAGCGACGGATAGTGCCGGACACGCGTCCGGCAGACCGCGGCTGGTGCCCGCTGCGGCATTCGTCCTGGCAGGTCTCGCGCTGCTCGTCCTCGGCGCACGCTGGCTGGTCGACGCCGCGGTGACGATCGCGCGCGACATCGGTTTCACCGAGGCGGTCATCGGTCTTACGCTCGTGGCGGCGGGCACCTCGCTCCCCGAGGTCGCGACGTCGGTCGTGGCGGCCGTGCGCGGCGAGCGCGACATCGCAGTGGGGAACGTGGTCGGGAGCAATCTGTACAACATCCTGGCGATCCTCGGGGCGGCCGCGCTCCTCGCCCCCGAGGGGTTGACGGTGAGTTCCGCGGTGCTGCGCTTCGACCTGCCGGTCATGATCGCCGTGGCGGTCGCGTGCCTGCCGATTTTCTTCACGGGAGGCAACATCGCGCGCTGGGAAGGCGCGCTCTTTTTCGGCTACTACGTCGCGTACGCCGCTTATCTCGTTCTCGACTCCACCGGCCATGACGCGCTGCCTGCGTACAGCACGGCCATGCTCGAGTTCGTGCTGCCGCTCACGATGGTGACGCTGCTGGTGCTGGTGCTGCAGGCGCTGCGGCGATCGGCAGTCCGGCCGGGCGGCTGA
- a CDS encoding phosphate-starvation-inducible protein PsiE, with the protein MIEDRGLRAGRLALRAVELIGLAVIGAGTVVAGGQEIASWIAHRQVTLADLLLLFIYLEVLAMVGLYLRSGQLPVRMPLYIGMVALARYLVLDIKDLDAWRMLAVAGAIVLLAGAVLLIRYGHTRFPYPDSRADSRAR; encoded by the coding sequence ATGATCGAGGACAGGGGTCTGCGCGCGGGCAGGCTGGCGCTGCGCGCGGTCGAGCTGATCGGGCTCGCGGTCATCGGCGCGGGGACGGTGGTGGCGGGCGGGCAGGAGATCGCGTCCTGGATCGCCCACCGCCAGGTCACGCTCGCCGACCTGCTGCTGCTCTTCATCTATCTCGAAGTCCTGGCCATGGTCGGACTGTACCTGCGCTCGGGACAGCTGCCCGTGCGCATGCCGCTCTACATCGGCATGGTCGCACTCGCGCGCTACCTCGTGCTCGACATCAAGGACCTCGACGCCTGGCGCATGCTCGCCGTGGCCGGCGCGATCGTGCTGCTCGCCGGCGCGGTGCTGCTGATCCGCTACGGGCACACGCGCTTTCCGTACCCGGACTCCCGCGCCGACTCGCGGGCCCGATGA
- a CDS encoding ketose-bisphosphate aldolase — MPLVDMRDMLDHAYRNGYAVGAFDLVSLDFLEAITDAAERCRSPVILSLAESHFEHYDFELAMAATEAAARRAEVPVAIHLDHGASLDSAVNAIRLGANGVMVDASHEAFLDNVERTRAVVAMAHACGVPVEGELGYVAGVEGEDAEKHPGEVVYTSVEEAKAYVKRTGVDFLAVSIGTVHGRLRGRPKLDCERLKRINQELRIPLVIHGGTGLAEEQFRRLIANGVAKINYYTALADAAGDRIRANAKANGAAGYTTLVRGVRAAIAEEAERCMRLWGSAGRAAEVLMQCRPWRSLQHVILYNVEGAGDAAVDALMAEGREVLARIPGVRRVVTGWAVPDKPRFRFCWLVEFASRAVIESYRDHPLHRAFADEKFWPLAPDRVSVDFEALDVRAEAAPPLRRAAN; from the coding sequence ATGCCTCTGGTTGATATGCGCGACATGCTCGACCACGCCTACCGCAACGGCTACGCGGTCGGCGCCTTCGATCTCGTCAGCCTCGATTTTCTCGAGGCGATCACCGACGCCGCCGAGCGCTGCCGTTCGCCGGTGATCCTCTCGCTCGCCGAGTCGCATTTCGAGCACTACGACTTCGAGCTCGCCATGGCGGCGACCGAGGCGGCCGCACGGCGCGCGGAAGTGCCGGTCGCGATCCATCTCGATCACGGAGCCTCGCTGGATTCCGCCGTCAACGCCATCCGCCTCGGCGCCAACGGCGTGATGGTGGACGCGTCGCACGAGGCGTTCCTCGACAACGTCGAGCGCACGCGCGCCGTCGTCGCCATGGCACATGCCTGCGGGGTGCCGGTCGAGGGGGAGCTCGGGTACGTGGCGGGCGTCGAGGGCGAGGACGCCGAAAAGCATCCGGGTGAGGTCGTCTACACTTCCGTCGAGGAGGCGAAGGCCTACGTCAAGCGCACCGGCGTCGATTTTCTCGCCGTCTCGATCGGTACCGTGCACGGTCGACTGCGCGGGCGGCCGAAGCTCGACTGCGAGCGGCTCAAGCGCATCAACCAGGAGCTGCGGATTCCGCTCGTGATCCACGGCGGTACCGGGCTTGCGGAGGAACAGTTCCGGCGCCTGATCGCCAACGGCGTTGCCAAGATCAATTACTACACGGCCCTCGCCGACGCGGCGGGCGACCGCATCCGGGCGAACGCCAAGGCGAATGGCGCCGCGGGATACACGACTCTCGTCAGGGGCGTGCGCGCCGCGATTGCCGAGGAGGCCGAGCGCTGCATGCGGCTCTGGGGATCGGCCGGCCGCGCCGCCGAGGTGCTCATGCAGTGCCGGCCGTGGCGCTCCTTGCAGCACGTCATCCTCTACAACGTCGAAGGGGCGGGCGACGCCGCGGTCGACGCCCTGATGGCCGAGGGGCGCGAGGTGCTCGCGCGCATCCCCGGCGTGCGCCGGGTCGTCACCGGCTGGGCGGTCCCGGACAAGCCGCGCTTCCGCTTCTGCTGGCTCGTCGAGTTCGCGAGCCGGGCGGTGATCGAGAGCTACCGCGACCACCCGCTGCACCGCGCGTTCGCGGACGAGAAGTTCTGGCCGCTGGCGCCGGACCGCGTCAGCGTCGATTTCGAGGCCCTGGACGTGCGCGCCGAGGCGGCGCCGCCGCTGCGCCGGGCGGCCAACTGA
- the cbbX gene encoding CbbX protein, whose amino-acid sequence MNSQTTPQDMQVDLESEFRASNVQEVLDKLDRELVGLKPVKTRIREIAALLLVDRLRKQLNLTSATPTLHMNFTGNPGTGKTTVAVRMGEILKRLGYVREGHLVTVTRDDLVGQYIGHTAPKTKEVIKKAMGGVLFIDEAYYLYKPENERDYGQESIEILLQVMENNRDDLVVILAGYKDKMDRFFLSNPGMRSRIAHHIDFPDYAPAELLAIAKLMLAGLNYRFSAEGEQAFAEYIDLRMKLPHFANARSIRNALDRARLRQANRLFARRGRPLTKEDLMTIEAEDVRASRVFQEGRPDGDAADDES is encoded by the coding sequence ATGAATTCCCAAACGACGCCCCAGGACATGCAGGTGGACCTCGAATCCGAGTTCCGTGCCTCCAACGTGCAGGAGGTGCTGGACAAGCTCGACCGCGAGCTCGTCGGCCTGAAGCCGGTGAAGACGCGCATTCGCGAGATCGCGGCACTGCTCCTGGTCGACCGGCTGCGCAAGCAGCTCAACCTCACCTCGGCCACGCCGACGCTGCACATGAACTTCACCGGGAATCCCGGTACCGGCAAGACCACCGTGGCGGTGCGCATGGGCGAGATCCTGAAGCGCCTGGGGTACGTGCGCGAGGGTCACCTGGTGACCGTGACGCGCGACGACCTCGTCGGCCAGTACATCGGCCACACCGCGCCCAAGACCAAGGAGGTCATCAAGAAGGCGATGGGCGGCGTGCTCTTCATCGACGAGGCCTATTACCTCTACAAGCCCGAGAATGAGCGCGACTACGGCCAGGAATCGATCGAGATCCTGCTGCAGGTCATGGAGAACAACCGCGACGACCTGGTCGTGATCCTCGCCGGCTACAAGGACAAGATGGACCGGTTCTTCCTGAGCAACCCGGGAATGCGCTCGCGCATCGCGCACCACATCGATTTCCCGGATTATGCGCCGGCCGAGCTCCTGGCGATCGCGAAGCTCATGCTCGCGGGCCTCAACTACCGCTTCAGCGCGGAGGGCGAGCAGGCGTTCGCCGAGTACATCGATCTGCGCATGAAGCTGCCGCACTTCGCGAACGCGCGCTCGATACGCAACGCCCTGGACCGCGCGCGCCTGCGGCAGGCGAACCGGCTGTTCGCGCGCCGTGGTCGGCCGCTGACCAAGGAGGACCTGATGACGATCGAGGCGGAGGACGTGCGCGCGAGCCGCGTGTTCCAGGAAGGGCGCCCGGACGGGGACGCCGCGGACGACGAGAGCTGA
- a CDS encoding DJ-1 family glyoxalase III has protein sequence MATVLLPLAEGFEDLEAVAVIDILRRAGIGVTVAGLGDGPVRGSRETTVVPDARLGDVMGREFDMLVLPGGMPGVKHLREDARIKTLLERYRDKRTAAICAAPSILAAYGMLDGKRVTSNPKFREQVAVGGVDYREDDVVVDGSLVTSRGAGTAIPFALALVEMLAGRAKRDEVEAGLVMARGQNEPRKAAHG, from the coding sequence ATGGCAACCGTACTACTTCCGCTGGCGGAGGGCTTCGAGGACCTCGAGGCCGTCGCCGTAATCGATATCCTCCGCCGCGCCGGGATCGGCGTAACGGTGGCGGGGCTCGGAGACGGGCCGGTGCGCGGCTCGCGCGAGACCACCGTGGTCCCGGACGCGCGCCTCGGTGACGTCATGGGCCGGGAGTTCGACATGCTGGTGCTGCCCGGCGGCATGCCGGGGGTCAAGCACCTGCGCGAGGACGCGCGCATCAAGACCCTGCTCGAGCGCTACCGCGACAAGCGCACCGCCGCCATCTGCGCGGCGCCGTCGATCCTCGCGGCCTACGGGATGCTCGACGGCAAGCGCGTGACCAGCAACCCCAAATTCCGCGAACAGGTCGCGGTCGGCGGCGTCGATTACCGCGAGGACGACGTCGTGGTCGACGGCTCGCTCGTCACCTCGCGCGGAGCCGGCACCGCGATACCGTTCGCGCTGGCGCTCGTGGAGATGCTTGCCGGCCGGGCCAAGCGCGACGAGGTCGAGGCCGGCCTGGTCATGGCGCGCGGGCAAAACGAGCCGCGGAAGGCTGCCCATGGGTGA
- a CDS encoding ribulose bisphosphate carboxylase small subunit → MMSNHGNRITQGQFSFLPDLTDEQITAQIKYALENGWAVNVEYTDDPHPRNTYWEMFGMPMFDLKDPAGILMEINNCRKTFPNHYVRVTAFDSTRGWETPRMSFIVNRPKKEPGYGLERQEVDGRQIRYTIRPYATEKPEGERY, encoded by the coding sequence ATGATGAGCAATCACGGCAACCGCATTACGCAGGGCCAGTTCTCGTTCCTGCCCGATCTGACGGACGAGCAGATCACGGCGCAGATCAAGTACGCCCTCGAGAACGGCTGGGCGGTCAACGTCGAATACACGGATGACCCGCACCCGCGCAACACCTACTGGGAGATGTTCGGCATGCCCATGTTCGATCTCAAGGATCCGGCCGGCATCCTCATGGAGATCAACAACTGCCGCAAGACGTTCCCCAATCACTACGTCCGCGTGACGGCGTTCGACTCGACGCGTGGCTGGGAGACTCCGCGCATGTCGTTCATCGTCAACCGGCCGAAGAAGGAGCCGGGCTATGGGCTGGAGCGTCAGGAGGTCGACGGACGGCAGATTCGCTACACGATCCGTCCGTATGCCACCGAGAAGCCGGAGGGCGAGCGCTATTAG
- a CDS encoding ribulose-bisphosphate carboxylase large subunit: MGKSETIKDAKERYKSGVIPYKKMGYWEPDYKPKDTDVIALFRITPQEGVDPEEAAAAVAGESSTATWTVVWTDRLTACELYRAKAYRVDKVPNTGEGTNTPAQYFAYIAYDLDLFEPGSIANLTASIIGNVFGFKAVKALRLEDMRLPVAYLKTFQGPATGIVVERERLDKFGRPLLGATTKPKLGLSGRNYGRVVYEALKGGLDFVKDDENINSQPFMHWRDRFLYCMEAVNRASAATGEVKGHYLNVTAGTMDEMIERAEFAKSLGSVIVMIDLVIGYTAIQTMAKWARKNDMILHLHRAGNSTYSRQKNHGMNFRVICKWMRMAGVDHIHAGTVVGKLEGDPLMIKGFYDTLRERHTPVSLENGLFFEQDWASLNKVMPVASGGIHAGQMHQLIHYLGEDVVLQFGGGTIGHPQGIQAGAIANRVALEAMILARNEGRDYLKEGPQILEAAAKWCSPLKAALDTWKDITFNYESTDTADFVPTATPAV; encoded by the coding sequence ATGGGCAAGTCAGAAACGATCAAGGACGCCAAGGAGCGCTACAAGTCCGGCGTCATCCCGTACAAAAAGATGGGCTATTGGGAGCCCGACTACAAACCGAAGGACACCGACGTCATCGCGCTTTTCCGTATCACGCCGCAGGAAGGCGTGGACCCCGAGGAGGCCGCCGCGGCCGTGGCCGGCGAATCGTCGACGGCGACCTGGACCGTGGTCTGGACCGACCGCCTGACGGCCTGCGAGCTGTATCGCGCGAAGGCCTACCGCGTCGACAAGGTGCCGAACACCGGCGAGGGCACGAACACCCCGGCGCAGTACTTCGCGTACATCGCCTATGACCTGGACCTCTTCGAGCCCGGCTCGATCGCGAACCTCACGGCCTCGATCATCGGCAACGTCTTCGGCTTCAAGGCGGTGAAGGCGCTGCGCCTCGAGGACATGCGCCTGCCGGTCGCCTACCTCAAGACCTTCCAGGGTCCGGCCACCGGCATCGTCGTGGAGCGCGAGCGCCTCGACAAGTTCGGCCGCCCGCTCCTCGGCGCGACCACCAAGCCGAAGCTCGGCCTTTCCGGCCGCAACTACGGGCGCGTGGTGTACGAGGCGCTGAAGGGTGGCCTCGACTTCGTGAAGGACGACGAGAACATCAACAGCCAGCCGTTCATGCACTGGCGCGACCGCTTCCTGTACTGCATGGAGGCCGTGAACCGCGCGTCCGCGGCGACCGGCGAGGTGAAGGGGCATTACCTCAACGTCACGGCCGGCACGATGGACGAGATGATCGAGCGCGCCGAGTTCGCGAAGAGCCTCGGCAGCGTGATCGTCATGATCGACCTCGTGATCGGCTACACCGCGATCCAGACCATGGCGAAGTGGGCGCGCAAGAACGACATGATCCTGCACCTGCATCGCGCCGGTAACTCGACGTATTCGCGCCAGAAGAACCATGGCATGAACTTCCGCGTGATCTGCAAGTGGATGCGCATGGCGGGCGTGGACCACATCCATGCCGGCACGGTGGTCGGCAAGCTCGAGGGCGATCCGCTCATGATCAAGGGCTTCTACGACACCCTGCGCGAGCGTCACACGCCGGTGAGTCTGGAGAACGGCCTCTTCTTCGAGCAGGACTGGGCCTCGCTCAACAAGGTCATGCCGGTGGCGTCGGGCGGCATCCACGCCGGGCAGATGCACCAGCTCATCCACTACCTCGGCGAGGACGTCGTACTCCAGTTCGGCGGCGGCACGATCGGCCACCCGCAGGGCATCCAGGCCGGCGCGATTGCGAACCGCGTGGCGCTCGAGGCCATGATCCTGGCGCGCAACGAGGGCCGCGACTACCTCAAGGAAGGTCCGCAGATTCTGGAGGCCGCCGCCAAGTGGTGCTCGCCCCTCAAGGCCGCGCTCGACACCTGGAAGGACATCACCTTCAACTACGAGTCGACGGACACCGCCGACTTCGTGCCGACGGCGACGCCGGCCGTCTAA